Proteins co-encoded in one Ralstonia sp. RRA genomic window:
- the rfbB gene encoding dTDP-glucose 4,6-dehydratase — translation MPYILVTGGAGFIGGNFVLNWLANPGAGGIVNVDKLTYAGNRKTLASVENDPRHVFSQTDICDRTALDSLFAKYKPRAVLHFAAESHVDRSIHGPGEFIQTNIVGTFTLLEATRAYWGELDVDARATFRFLHVSTDEVFGSLAPGDPQFSETTPYAPNSPYSASKAASDHLVRAYHHTYGLPVLTTNCSNNYGPYHFPEKLIPLMIANALGGKPLPVYGDGQNVRDWLYVGDHCAAIREVLARGRLGETYNVGGWNEKTNLDVVHALCGLLDELKPKAVGSYRDQITFVNDRPGHDRRYAIDARKLERELGWRPAETFETGLRKTVQWYLDNQAWVQDVMSGEYRNWVAKQYAA, via the coding sequence TTGCCCTACATTCTTGTAACCGGTGGTGCCGGCTTCATCGGCGGCAATTTCGTTCTAAATTGGCTGGCTAATCCTGGTGCTGGTGGCATCGTCAACGTCGACAAGTTGACCTATGCCGGCAATCGCAAGACGCTGGCGTCGGTCGAGAACGATCCGCGTCACGTTTTCTCCCAGACGGATATCTGCGACCGCACGGCGCTCGACAGCCTGTTTGCCAAGTACAAGCCGCGCGCAGTTCTTCATTTTGCGGCGGAAAGCCATGTGGACCGCTCTATTCACGGCCCGGGTGAATTCATCCAGACCAATATCGTCGGTACCTTCACCCTACTAGAAGCGACGCGTGCTTATTGGGGTGAGTTGGATGTCGATGCCAGGGCGACGTTCCGATTCCTTCACGTCTCGACCGATGAGGTGTTTGGCTCGCTTGCGCCCGGCGACCCGCAATTCTCCGAGACGACACCTTACGCACCCAACAGCCCGTATTCGGCTTCGAAGGCAGCATCGGACCACCTTGTGCGTGCGTACCACCATACGTACGGCTTGCCTGTCCTGACGACCAACTGCTCCAACAACTACGGGCCGTACCACTTTCCGGAAAAACTGATTCCGCTGATGATCGCGAATGCGCTCGGCGGAAAGCCGTTGCCCGTATACGGCGATGGCCAAAACGTCCGTGATTGGCTGTACGTGGGGGACCATTGTGCTGCAATCCGTGAGGTGCTTGCGCGTGGACGCCTAGGGGAGACCTACAATGTTGGCGGCTGGAACGAGAAGACCAATCTTGACGTCGTGCATGCGCTGTGCGGCTTGCTCGACGAACTCAAACCGAAGGCTGTCGGATCGTATCGGGATCAGATCACGTTCGTGAATGATCGCCCGGGTCACGATCGCCGGTACGCGATCGATGCGCGCAAACTGGAGCGCGAGTTGGGCTGGAGGCCCGCTGAGACCTTCGAGACTGGATTGCGCAAGACGGTGCAGTGGTATTTGGACAACCAAGCTTGGGTGCAGGACGTGATGTCCGGTGAGTATCGGAACTGGGTGGCGAAGCAATATGCAGCGTAA
- the ruvX gene encoding Holliday junction resolvase RuvX translates to MPEPVHPAIAPVPLEGTLLAFDYGEKRIGVALGNTISRSARALETIPNRSVDFRFEQITRLIKEWQPVGFVVGMPVHPDGPNGEVQPMIKLAKRFGNQLHGRYGLPVTWVDERYSSIAAQDAGASDDVLDAEAARIILQQFFDES, encoded by the coding sequence ATGCCTGAGCCGGTGCATCCGGCCATCGCCCCCGTGCCCTTAGAAGGCACCTTGCTGGCATTCGATTACGGCGAAAAACGCATCGGCGTGGCGCTGGGCAATACGATTTCACGCTCGGCACGGGCGCTGGAAACCATTCCCAACCGTTCGGTCGATTTTCGCTTCGAACAGATCACGCGCTTGATCAAGGAGTGGCAGCCAGTCGGCTTCGTCGTCGGTATGCCTGTGCACCCCGATGGCCCCAATGGCGAGGTGCAGCCGATGATCAAGCTCGCCAAACGCTTCGGCAATCAGTTGCATGGCCGCTATGGCCTGCCGGTCACCTGGGTAGACGAACGCTACTCGTCGATCGCCGCCCAGGATGCCGGCGCCTCCGACGATGTGCTCGACGCGGAAGCCGCGCGCATCATCCTCCAACAGTTCTTCGACGAATCATGA
- a CDS encoding pseudouridine synthase: MTASSARLPLYRILQSQGFGTRRYCKDLVLAGLVFINDVEMEDPDALVDTAGLVLDVDGERWTYHARAYLMINKPAGVECSQKPKHHPSVYTLLPVPLRERGVQCVGRLDQDTTGLLLLTDDGQFVHTLTSPRHQVPKVYEITTAEPVTDAQVAQLCAGVLLADENENVSAAWAERVDTHHLRMALTQGKYHQVKRMVAAVGNHVAGLHRSTIGGLSLGDLAPGEWRWLEAADLEALNATPPHATGSGA; encoded by the coding sequence ATGACTGCTTCTTCTGCCCGTCTTCCGCTGTATCGCATTCTGCAATCCCAGGGTTTCGGCACGCGCCGCTATTGCAAGGACCTCGTGCTCGCGGGGCTGGTGTTCATCAACGACGTCGAGATGGAGGACCCGGACGCGCTGGTCGATACCGCCGGCCTGGTGCTCGACGTGGACGGTGAACGCTGGACCTACCACGCACGCGCCTACTTGATGATTAACAAGCCGGCCGGGGTGGAGTGCTCGCAGAAGCCGAAGCACCATCCGAGCGTGTACACGCTATTGCCGGTACCGCTGCGCGAGCGCGGCGTGCAGTGCGTTGGGCGGCTCGATCAGGACACCACCGGCCTGCTGTTGCTCACTGACGATGGCCAATTCGTCCACACACTCACCAGCCCGCGTCACCAAGTGCCCAAGGTGTATGAAATCACCACTGCCGAACCGGTGACTGACGCCCAGGTCGCGCAGCTCTGTGCCGGGGTGCTGCTGGCCGACGAGAATGAAAACGTGAGCGCCGCCTGGGCCGAGCGTGTCGACACGCACCACCTGCGCATGGCGCTCACGCAAGGTAAATACCACCAGGTGAAACGCATGGTGGCTGCGGTGGGCAACCACGTGGCCGGGTTGCATCGCAGCACGATTGGCGGGCTGTCGCTGGGGGATCTCGCGCCGGGCGAATGGCGCTGGCTCGAAGCGGCTGACTTGGAAGCGCTGAATGCTACGCCGCCGCACGCGACCGGCTCGGGTGCCTGA
- the pyrR gene encoding bifunctional pyr operon transcriptional regulator/uracil phosphoribosyltransferase PyrR, whose translation MTSQQIDAEALYQSLVAQLRTRMADGHAWSVAGIVSGGAWIAKRLAHDLGLPEYGVVNVALHRDDYAKKGLHAQAQPTTLPFDVNERRILLVDDVLASGRTIRAAINELFDYGRPAAVELAVLVDRGERQLPVAPDYIGERVTLPANESLVLSESGEGASARFTFTREPKGA comes from the coding sequence ATGACATCGCAACAGATCGATGCCGAGGCCCTCTACCAGAGCCTCGTTGCACAGCTGCGCACGCGGATGGCCGACGGCCATGCCTGGTCAGTCGCTGGAATCGTCAGCGGCGGCGCCTGGATTGCCAAGCGCCTGGCGCATGACCTGGGCTTGCCGGAATACGGCGTCGTCAACGTCGCCCTGCACCGCGACGATTACGCTAAGAAGGGCCTGCACGCCCAGGCCCAGCCGACCACACTGCCGTTCGACGTGAACGAGCGCCGCATTTTGCTGGTGGATGACGTGCTGGCCAGCGGCCGCACTATCCGCGCGGCCATCAACGAGCTGTTCGACTATGGCCGCCCGGCTGCGGTGGAGCTGGCCGTGCTGGTCGACCGCGGCGAACGTCAGTTGCCCGTCGCCCCGGATTACATCGGTGAACGCGTCACGCTGCCCGCCAATGAGTCGCTCGTGCTGAGCGAATCCGGTGAGGGTGCCTCCGCACGCTTCACCTTCACGCGCGAGCCCAAGGGTGCTTGA
- the rfbD gene encoding dTDP-4-dehydrorhamnose reductase, whose amino-acid sequence MQRNSRAAPKLLVTGSHGQVGFELRRSLAPLGEVVALDRAACDLTQPDALRQLVREFRPDVIVNSAAYTAVDKAEADADTAFAVNGTAVGVLAEEAHALGSLLVHYSTDYVFDGTKATPYIETDTVNPQSVYGKSKLVGEQAIVASGASALVLRTCWVAGAHGDNFAKTMLKLGCERESLRVIADQFGAPTTAALIADVTAQVIARSWLAADRSVFPGGIYHLAAGGETTWHGYATEVLRYATAHGVEFRANPEAIAAIPATDYPLPAPRPANSRLDTSKLRETFGIHLPDWRQGIHFLLDQIL is encoded by the coding sequence ATGCAGCGTAATTCGCGCGCCGCTCCCAAGCTTCTTGTCACGGGGAGCCACGGTCAAGTCGGTTTTGAGTTGCGCCGCAGTCTCGCTCCGCTGGGCGAAGTCGTGGCGCTGGACAGGGCTGCCTGCGACTTGACCCAACCGGATGCGTTGCGCCAATTGGTACGAGAATTTCGTCCTGACGTTATCGTCAACTCCGCTGCCTACACGGCGGTGGACAAAGCGGAGGCCGATGCTGATACCGCTTTTGCCGTCAACGGCACCGCGGTCGGCGTGCTGGCCGAAGAAGCGCACGCGCTGGGTAGCCTCCTCGTGCACTACAGTACCGACTATGTGTTTGACGGTACCAAGGCGACTCCCTATATCGAGACTGACACGGTCAACCCGCAGTCTGTCTACGGCAAGAGCAAGCTTGTTGGTGAACAAGCGATTGTGGCATCTGGTGCCTCCGCGTTGGTGCTACGCACCTGCTGGGTGGCCGGAGCGCATGGTGACAACTTTGCCAAGACTATGCTGAAGCTGGGGTGCGAGCGAGAGAGCTTACGCGTAATTGCCGATCAGTTCGGCGCGCCCACGACCGCTGCGCTGATCGCCGATGTGACGGCACAGGTCATTGCGCGCTCGTGGTTGGCAGCGGACCGCTCCGTCTTTCCCGGCGGCATCTATCACTTGGCAGCGGGTGGCGAGACAACCTGGCATGGCTATGCCACCGAGGTACTGCGATACGCAACTGCACACGGCGTTGAGTTCAGGGCCAATCCGGAAGCGATCGCCGCCATTCCTGCGACAGACTATCCGTTGCCGGCTCCGCGGCCGGCCAATTCGCGTCTCGATACCAGCAAGTTGCGCGAGACGTTCGGCATTCATCTGCCCGATTGGCGTCAAGGCATCCATTTCCTGCTCGACCAAATTCTTTGA
- a CDS encoding YqgE/AlgH family protein, which produces MALPDAPINLTNQFLIAMPGMADSTFSGAVVYMCEHNERGALGLVINRPIDIDLATLFDKIDLKLEIHPLAEQPVYYGGPVQTERGFVLHDATGAYSSSLAVPGGLEMTTSKDVLEAVAQGGGPQRFILTLGYAGWSAGQLEDELSRNGWLTVQADPEIIFSVPAEARFAAALNLLGINPAMLSGEAGHA; this is translated from the coding sequence ATGGCCCTGCCGGACGCACCTATCAATCTCACGAATCAGTTCCTGATCGCTATGCCTGGCATGGCGGACTCCACGTTTTCGGGCGCGGTCGTGTACATGTGCGAGCACAACGAGCGCGGCGCGCTCGGGCTCGTGATCAATCGCCCCATTGATATCGACTTGGCGACACTGTTCGACAAGATCGATCTCAAGCTCGAAATCCACCCCCTCGCAGAACAGCCCGTGTATTACGGCGGCCCGGTCCAGACCGAGCGCGGCTTCGTGCTGCATGACGCCACCGGCGCGTATTCGTCGTCGCTGGCCGTGCCGGGGGGGCTGGAAATGACCACCTCCAAGGATGTGCTGGAAGCCGTCGCCCAGGGCGGCGGGCCGCAGCGCTTCATCCTGACCCTCGGGTATGCCGGCTGGAGCGCCGGCCAGTTGGAAGACGAACTCAGCCGCAACGGCTGGCTGACCGTCCAGGCTGATCCCGAGATCATTTTCAGTGTGCCTGCCGAAGCGCGGTTTGCCGCTGCGCTGAACCTGCTCGGTATCAACCCCGCCATGTTGTCAGGCGAGGCAGGGCATGCCTGA
- a CDS encoding deoxyribodipyrimidine photo-lyase yields the protein MPPITGKRQPYAIGTHFQRGLVWFRRDLRHFDHAALHYALRHCREVYCVFVFDRDILDALLARGLKTDRRIEFIRASIEELRGALREAGGDLTVVHDHPRHAIPDLARKLNVDAVFANHDEEPDAQARDEAVRKALEQQPCAWFDFKDQVIFERDEILNGQGKPYGVFTPYKNAWLAALTPFDLRAYPTEPHFGALAKVSQALTHATPSLDALGFAPSNLSEIALPTGMAGAEALLDDFEVRMDDYHARRDFPAVRGPSYLSTHLRFGTVSIRTLAARAHAAMLRGSQGAATWLSELIWRDFYFMILHHRPDLADGASFHPEFDRIRWVDGETGDTRFAAWKAARTGYPLVDAAMLQIHQSGYMHNRLRMVAASFLIKDLGIDWRRGEQYFADVLNDFDFAANNGGWQWAASSGCDAQPWFRIFNPVTQSEKFDPQGRFIRKYLPQLARLPDKYLHAPWTAPASVLKEAGVVLGETYPHPIVDHAAARAATLDRYAVTKANRTSGAEAAALSKSDA from the coding sequence ATGCCACCCATCACCGGAAAACGCCAGCCCTATGCCATCGGAACGCATTTTCAGCGCGGTCTGGTGTGGTTCCGGCGTGATCTGCGGCACTTTGACCACGCGGCGCTGCATTATGCCCTGCGCCACTGCCGCGAGGTCTATTGCGTGTTCGTGTTCGACCGCGACATCCTCGATGCGCTGCTGGCGCGCGGGCTGAAGACAGACCGTCGGATCGAGTTCATCCGCGCGTCCATCGAGGAGCTACGCGGCGCGCTGCGCGAAGCCGGCGGCGACCTCACCGTCGTGCACGATCACCCCCGCCACGCGATTCCCGATCTGGCGCGCAAGCTGAACGTCGACGCCGTCTTCGCCAACCACGACGAAGAACCCGACGCACAGGCACGCGACGAAGCCGTGCGCAAAGCGCTGGAGCAGCAGCCGTGCGCGTGGTTCGACTTCAAGGACCAGGTAATTTTCGAGCGCGACGAAATCCTGAACGGCCAGGGCAAACCGTATGGCGTCTTCACGCCTTACAAGAACGCCTGGCTGGCCGCGCTCACGCCGTTTGACCTGCGCGCCTATCCGACAGAGCCGCACTTCGGCGCGCTGGCCAAGGTGTCGCAGGCGCTGACGCACGCGACACCCTCGCTGGACGCGCTGGGATTCGCCCCTTCCAACCTATCGGAGATCGCCCTGCCGACCGGCATGGCCGGCGCCGAAGCGCTGCTCGATGACTTTGAAGTGCGGATGGACGACTACCATGCACGCCGCGACTTTCCCGCCGTGCGCGGCCCCAGCTACCTGTCGACACATCTGCGCTTCGGCACCGTGTCGATCCGCACCTTGGCCGCCCGTGCGCACGCAGCCATGCTGCGCGGCAGCCAGGGCGCGGCAACCTGGCTATCGGAACTGATCTGGCGCGACTTCTATTTCATGATCCTGCACCACCGACCGGACCTGGCGGACGGTGCCTCATTCCACCCGGAATTCGACCGCATCCGCTGGGTCGACGGCGAGACCGGTGACACGCGCTTCGCGGCATGGAAGGCCGCGCGCACAGGCTATCCGCTGGTAGACGCCGCCATGCTGCAAATCCACCAGAGCGGCTACATGCACAACCGCCTGCGCATGGTGGCCGCCAGCTTCCTCATCAAGGACCTGGGCATCGACTGGCGTCGCGGGGAGCAGTACTTTGCCGACGTGCTCAACGATTTCGATTTCGCGGCCAACAACGGTGGCTGGCAGTGGGCCGCTTCCAGTGGGTGCGATGCGCAACCATGGTTCCGCATCTTCAACCCGGTCACGCAGTCGGAGAAGTTCGACCCGCAGGGCCGTTTCATCCGCAAGTACCTTCCGCAATTGGCGAGGCTGCCCGACAAGTACCTCCACGCACCGTGGACAGCACCGGCCAGTGTGTTAAAGGAAGCCGGCGTGGTATTGGGTGAAACGTACCCGCATCCGATCGTCGATCACGCAGCCGCACGCGCGGCCACGTTGGACCGCTACGCCGTCACAAAAGCCAATCGCACTTCAGGCGCGGAAGCCGCCGCGCTGAGCAAAAGCGACGCCTAA
- a CDS encoding aspartate carbamoyltransferase catalytic subunit, giving the protein MPKTFANPQLTKNGELKHLLSIEGLSRDILTHVLDTAQQFVSVSDSDREVKKVPLLRGKSVFNLFFENSTRTRTTFEIAAKRLSADVINLNINASSTSKGESLLDTINNLSAMQADMFVVRHASSGAPYLIAEHVAPHVHVINAGDGRHAHPTQGLLDMFTIRHYKKDFSNLTVAIVGDILHSRVARSDIHALTTLGCAEVRAIGPRTLLPGGLEHMGVRVFHNMEEGLKGVDVVIMLRLQNERMSGALLPSAQEYFKAYGLTQERLALAKPDAIVMHPGPMNRGVEIDSAVADGVQSVILNQVTFGIAVRMAVMGIVAGNND; this is encoded by the coding sequence ATGCCCAAGACTTTCGCCAACCCGCAGCTCACGAAAAACGGCGAGCTCAAGCACCTGCTGTCGATCGAGGGGCTGTCGCGCGACATCCTCACGCACGTGCTGGACACCGCGCAGCAGTTCGTCTCCGTGTCGGATTCCGACCGTGAGGTGAAGAAAGTGCCGCTGCTGCGCGGCAAGAGCGTGTTCAACTTGTTCTTCGAGAACTCCACGCGCACGCGCACCACGTTCGAGATCGCGGCCAAGCGGCTGTCGGCGGACGTGATCAACCTGAACATCAATGCGTCGTCCACCAGCAAGGGTGAGTCGCTGCTCGACACGATCAACAACCTGTCGGCCATGCAGGCGGACATGTTTGTCGTGCGGCACGCGAGCTCGGGCGCGCCGTACCTGATCGCCGAGCACGTCGCACCGCACGTGCACGTGATCAACGCGGGCGATGGCCGCCATGCGCACCCCACGCAGGGGCTGCTCGACATGTTCACCATTCGCCACTACAAGAAGGATTTCTCCAACCTGACGGTGGCAATCGTCGGTGACATCCTGCACTCGCGCGTGGCGCGTTCCGACATCCATGCGCTGACGACGCTGGGCTGCGCCGAAGTGCGCGCCATTGGCCCGCGCACTCTGCTGCCCGGTGGCCTGGAGCACATGGGTGTGCGCGTCTTCCACAACATGGAAGAGGGCCTCAAGGGCGTGGACGTCGTCATCATGCTGCGCCTGCAGAACGAGCGCATGAGCGGCGCGCTGCTGCCGTCCGCGCAGGAATACTTCAAGGCCTACGGCCTCACGCAGGAGCGCCTGGCGCTGGCCAAGCCCGACGCCATCGTCATGCACCCGGGCCCGATGAACCGCGGCGTGGAGATCGACTCCGCCGTGGCCGATGGCGTGCAATCGGTGATCCTGAACCAGGTGACGTTCGGCATCGCCGTGCGTATGGCCGTGATGGGCATTGTTGCCGGCAATAACGACTAA
- a CDS encoding lysophospholipid acyltransferase family protein, translating into MTGIDQPVASAPGETGTPQRKHLLRKLRLLVHLVEGLTTCALLFWWIKPHTKQALIQRWSRKLLALFRVSLVVHGEPVEGKDLAGSMLVSNHVSWIDIYAINSWYPPRFVAKSEIRSWPVIGWLCAQTGVLFVERARKRDAHRIMHAIADAMRAGDAICVFPEGTTSDGLQLLPFHANLFQAPVSAGAPIRPVALRYRIAATGELTTIPAYIGDLSMMDTINAILNGPPLVVEVFVGPAVAPEMDRRALAAHSQEAVAALIARAG; encoded by the coding sequence ATGACGGGCATTGACCAACCCGTGGCAAGCGCACCCGGCGAGACCGGCACGCCGCAGCGGAAGCATCTGCTGCGCAAGTTGCGGTTGCTCGTGCATCTGGTCGAGGGCTTGACCACGTGCGCGTTGCTGTTCTGGTGGATCAAGCCGCACACCAAGCAGGCGCTGATTCAACGCTGGTCGCGCAAGCTGCTGGCGCTGTTCCGCGTCTCGCTTGTCGTGCATGGCGAGCCGGTCGAGGGCAAGGACCTGGCGGGTTCGATGCTGGTGTCCAACCACGTGTCGTGGATCGACATCTACGCGATCAACAGTTGGTACCCGCCGCGTTTTGTCGCCAAATCGGAAATCCGTAGCTGGCCGGTGATCGGCTGGCTGTGCGCGCAGACCGGCGTGCTGTTCGTCGAGCGCGCCCGCAAGCGCGATGCGCACCGCATCATGCACGCCATCGCCGACGCGATGCGTGCAGGGGATGCCATTTGCGTGTTTCCCGAGGGGACGACTTCCGATGGTCTGCAGCTGCTGCCGTTCCACGCGAACCTGTTCCAGGCACCGGTGAGCGCCGGGGCGCCGATCCGGCCTGTGGCATTGCGCTATCGCATTGCCGCGACCGGCGAGCTGACGACCATTCCCGCCTATATCGGCGATCTGTCGATGATGGATACGATCAACGCCATCCTGAACGGGCCGCCGCTGGTGGTGGAAGTGTTCGTCGGCCCCGCCGTGGCCCCCGAGATGGACCGCCGCGCGCTGGCCGCGCACAGCCAGGAAGCCGTCGCGGCCCTGATCGCCCGCGCGGGCTAG
- a CDS encoding dihydroorotase translates to MKLHIKGGRLIDPANGIDAQQDLYIAAGKVVGVGHAPADFHANKTVDATGLIVSPGFIDLSARLREPGFEYKATLESEMAAAMAGGVTSLVCPPDTDPVLDEPGLVEMLKFRARNLNQAHVYPLGALTVGLKGAVLTEMAELTESGCVGFSQTDAPMADTQVLMRALQYARTFGFTVWLRPEDPYLGKGGVAASGPLASRMGLSGVPVIAETVRLHTIFELMRSTGARVHLCRLSSAAGLELVRAAKAEGLPVTCDVNVHHISLTDVDIGYFNSQMRFVPPLRSGRDRDGIVRALADGTIDAICSDHTPVDDDEKLLPFAEATPGATGLETLLPLTLRWAAEHKVELPKALARITSEPARVLGLQAGSLEVGAMADVCVFDPNATWKVEPRSLRSQGKNSPYLGFELAGRVRATLVAGHLAYDGH, encoded by the coding sequence ATGAAACTGCATATCAAAGGCGGCCGCCTGATCGACCCGGCCAACGGCATCGACGCGCAACAGGATCTGTACATCGCTGCGGGCAAGGTGGTCGGTGTCGGCCACGCGCCGGCGGATTTCCATGCCAACAAGACGGTCGACGCGACGGGCCTGATCGTCAGCCCGGGCTTTATCGACCTGTCTGCCCGTCTGCGCGAGCCCGGTTTCGAATACAAGGCGACGCTCGAGTCGGAAATGGCTGCCGCCATGGCCGGTGGCGTGACTTCGCTGGTGTGCCCGCCGGATACCGACCCCGTGCTGGATGAGCCCGGCTTGGTCGAGATGCTCAAGTTCCGCGCGCGCAACCTGAATCAGGCGCACGTGTATCCGCTGGGCGCGCTCACCGTTGGCCTGAAGGGCGCGGTGCTGACCGAGATGGCCGAGCTGACCGAATCAGGCTGCGTCGGCTTCTCGCAGACCGATGCGCCGATGGCCGATACGCAAGTGCTGATGCGCGCGCTGCAGTACGCGCGCACTTTCGGCTTTACCGTCTGGCTGCGTCCCGAAGATCCCTACCTGGGCAAGGGCGGCGTGGCGGCAAGCGGCCCGCTGGCGTCTCGCATGGGCCTCTCCGGCGTGCCCGTGATTGCTGAGACCGTGCGCCTGCACACCATCTTCGAACTGATGCGCAGCACTGGCGCGCGCGTGCATTTGTGCCGCCTGTCGTCGGCCGCCGGTCTCGAACTCGTGCGCGCTGCCAAGGCAGAAGGCCTACCGGTCACGTGCGACGTGAACGTCCACCACATCTCGCTGACCGACGTCGACATCGGCTACTTCAATTCGCAGATGCGCTTTGTGCCGCCGCTGCGCTCGGGCCGCGACCGCGACGGCATTGTGCGCGCGCTGGCCGACGGCACCATCGACGCGATCTGCTCCGACCACACCCCCGTGGACGACGACGAAAAGCTACTGCCGTTTGCCGAGGCCACGCCCGGTGCGACTGGCCTCGAAACCTTGCTGCCGCTGACGCTGCGCTGGGCCGCCGAGCACAAGGTCGAGTTGCCGAAGGCGCTTGCCCGCATCACCAGCGAGCCGGCGCGCGTGCTGGGTCTGCAAGCGGGCTCGTTGGAGGTCGGTGCGATGGCCGACGTGTGCGTGTTCGATCCGAACGCCACCTGGAAGGTCGAGCCGCGCAGCCTGCGCAGCCAGGGCAAGAACTCGCCGTACCTGGGCTTTGAACTGGCTGGCCGCGTGCGCGCCACGCTGGTTGCCGGCCACCTTGCCTATGACGGGCATTGA
- a CDS encoding symmetrical bis(5'-nucleosyl)-tetraphosphatase, which produces MTITSSPPHAIGDLQGCCAPLQSLLTALPANTPLRFVGDLINRGPDSLATLRHVIALCEAGRARTVLGNHDIHLLAVAAGVRKLGKRDTITEILAAPDSDQLITWLRHQPLAIFENGFLMVHAGVLPQWTTGDVLELAGAVERELRSAHWKTFLANAFGNHPDKWSNDLVGMDRLRLTINALTRLRFCTPDGAMEFETTDAKGAPDGHMPWFDVPGRRTRGTPIVFGHWSTRGLVMRDDVMGLDTGCVWGGKLTAAKLSLAPAGRDVIQVACEQAQDPLAHKK; this is translated from the coding sequence ATGACTATCACGTCGAGCCCTCCCCACGCCATCGGCGACCTCCAAGGCTGCTGCGCCCCCCTCCAGTCCCTCCTGACCGCGCTACCCGCCAACACCCCCCTGCGCTTCGTCGGCGACCTCATCAACCGCGGCCCAGACTCTCTCGCCACGCTGCGGCACGTGATCGCGCTATGCGAAGCGGGCCGCGCGCGCACGGTGCTGGGCAACCACGACATCCACCTACTAGCGGTCGCCGCCGGTGTGCGCAAACTAGGCAAACGCGACACCATTACCGAAATCCTAGCTGCTCCCGATAGCGACCAACTCATCACATGGCTGCGCCACCAGCCGTTGGCCATCTTCGAAAATGGCTTTCTGATGGTGCACGCCGGCGTGCTGCCTCAATGGACGACCGGTGACGTATTGGAACTGGCTGGCGCGGTGGAACGCGAACTGCGTAGCGCCCATTGGAAAACCTTCCTGGCCAATGCTTTCGGCAACCACCCGGACAAGTGGAGCAACGATCTCGTCGGCATGGACCGCCTGCGGCTGACGATCAACGCCCTCACCCGCCTGCGTTTCTGTACGCCCGACGGCGCAATGGAGTTCGAGACGACGGATGCGAAAGGCGCTCCGGATGGCCACATGCCGTGGTTCGATGTGCCGGGCCGGCGCACACGCGGCACGCCGATCGTCTTCGGGCATTGGTCCACGCGCGGGCTGGTGATGCGCGATGACGTGATGGGGCTGGATACGGGCTGCGTCTGGGGCGGCAAGCTGACGGCGGCGAAGCTGTCGCTGGCGCCGGCCGGGCGGGACGTGATTCAGGTGGCGTGCGAGCAGGCGCAGGACCCGCTCGCGCACAAGAAGTAA